The Medicago truncatula cultivar Jemalong A17 chromosome 4, MtrunA17r5.0-ANR, whole genome shotgun sequence genome includes a region encoding these proteins:
- the LOC11429330 gene encoding uncharacterized protein, translated as MVNVINTKANTTLKKILQLIPGSTPRQEFALKTRAIEYNTIIIYNVSTAISALQKGNPKLAEELANDAANEADDCESQIFSGKSPLTTENNVMHDASVITSAIVKILLKMLN; from the coding sequence ATGGTTAATGTAATAAATACCAAAGCAAACACTACCTTAAAGAAAATCCTTCAACTTATTCCAGGGAGTACTCCTCGTCAAGAATTTGCACTTAAAACACGTGCTATTGAATACAAtacaattataatatataatgtTTCTACTGCCATTTCAGCTTTGCAAAAAGGAAACCCTAAACTTGCAGAAGAACTTGCAAATGATGCTGCTAATGAGGCTGACGATTGTGAGAGTCAAATATTCTCAGGGAAATCACCACTTACTACTGAGAACAATGTTATGCATGATGCTTCTGTCATAACATCAGCTATTGTCAAAATATTACTCAAAATGTTGAATTAA